The following are from one region of the Mesorhizobium sp. B2-8-5 genome:
- a CDS encoding BadF/BadG/BcrA/BcrD ATPase family protein produces the protein MFVDQNLLAGVDIGGTKTRIMGRRGDTLLFDKTVVTDEWRIRQMEADAAKLAAIVADLCGGSSPAAMAVGAHGCDTDEQCRRFQALLSANLKTRVQVVNDAELMVPAAGYDDGIGVVAGTGSIAVARTAEGKMLAAGGWGWILGDEGSAAALVREAAKAIRRALDRGQEGDPLIAVLMREIGTDDQTKLGILLNETRGAAAWGRYANAVFDAATAGSPLASRVIKEGGEGLAALVQLLIERGANAALVVAGGGVIAEQPMLMDAFVEAMASVSPISHVVLLREPPVIGAVALAGRLVAGQTASRSRA, from the coding sequence ATGTTCGTGGATCAGAACCTGTTGGCGGGCGTGGACATAGGCGGCACCAAGACGCGCATCATGGGGCGGCGCGGCGACACCTTGTTGTTCGACAAGACGGTTGTCACCGACGAGTGGCGGATCCGCCAGATGGAGGCCGACGCGGCGAAACTGGCGGCCATCGTTGCGGACCTGTGCGGCGGATCATCGCCGGCTGCCATGGCCGTCGGCGCGCATGGTTGCGATACCGACGAGCAATGCCGGCGTTTCCAGGCGCTGCTGTCAGCCAACCTCAAAACGAGGGTGCAGGTGGTCAACGACGCCGAACTGATGGTGCCCGCGGCCGGCTATGATGACGGCATCGGGGTGGTGGCCGGAACCGGTTCGATCGCGGTCGCGCGCACAGCCGAGGGCAAGATGCTTGCCGCTGGCGGCTGGGGCTGGATCCTGGGTGACGAAGGCAGCGCCGCCGCACTGGTGCGCGAAGCGGCCAAGGCGATCCGCCGCGCGCTCGACCGCGGCCAGGAGGGCGATCCGCTGATCGCCGTGCTGATGCGCGAAATCGGAACCGACGACCAGACCAAGCTCGGTATATTGCTCAACGAGACGAGGGGTGCCGCGGCCTGGGGCCGCTACGCCAACGCCGTCTTCGATGCGGCAACTGCCGGCTCGCCGCTCGCTTCCCGCGTCATCAAGGAAGGCGGGGAGGGACTTGCCGCGCTCGTCCAGTTGCTGATCGAACGCGGCGCCAATGCCGCGCTTGTCGTTGCCGGCGGCGGCGTCATTGCCGAGCAGCCGATGCTGATGGATGCTTTCGTCGAGGCCATGGCGTCGGTGTCGCCGATAAGCCACGTGGTCCTACTGCGCGAGCCGCCGGTGATCGGCGCGGTGGCGCTGGCTGGACGCCTTGTCGCGGGCCAAACAGCTTCCCGCAGCAGAGCATAG
- a CDS encoding SIS domain-containing protein, whose translation MKRIGYRTAVSRQAESLETGRQAVAKALDTLDLSGFTAGAIGFAGIGASYQAALAGAFYLRQSGRRGFAFVPTELYGRIDASAEAFVALSASGQSREIADVMLQAKAYPRLAICRGGDNPLAGITGAVIAMESGADNGASSTGYTGTLLALGMLVDRITGGSFDWAQLPGAVERLLADGWESAGRAARLLAGRASIDIVGAGMGFANAGEAAMLIREAVRVPASGWDTLNYLHGPMESQDAATGLVAFGDGREVKIAQDVAAFGCPSVLITRRIDIAAADRLAVISIPALGNAMADGILEIIALQMIVGDMQDAAGLTDITFRYRQTDTKLKPWSPTEL comes from the coding sequence ATGAAGCGTATCGGCTACCGAACGGCGGTGTCCCGCCAAGCTGAAAGCCTTGAGACCGGAAGGCAGGCTGTGGCCAAGGCACTCGACACGCTCGACCTCTCGGGCTTCACCGCGGGAGCCATCGGCTTTGCCGGTATCGGCGCCAGCTATCAGGCGGCGCTCGCCGGCGCCTTCTATCTGCGCCAGTCCGGCAGGCGGGGGTTCGCTTTCGTGCCGACCGAGCTCTATGGCCGGATAGATGCGTCCGCGGAGGCCTTTGTCGCTCTGTCGGCCTCCGGCCAGAGCCGTGAAATCGCCGATGTGATGCTACAGGCGAAAGCCTATCCTCGCCTTGCCATCTGCCGTGGCGGCGACAATCCGCTGGCCGGTATAACTGGCGCGGTGATCGCCATGGAATCGGGCGCCGACAATGGCGCGAGTTCGACCGGCTATACCGGCACTTTGCTCGCGCTCGGCATGCTGGTCGACAGGATCACCGGCGGCTCCTTCGACTGGGCGCAATTGCCGGGGGCAGTCGAGCGACTGCTGGCCGATGGCTGGGAAAGTGCCGGCCGGGCAGCGAGGCTGCTGGCCGGCCGTGCCTCCATCGACATCGTCGGCGCCGGTATGGGTTTTGCGAACGCGGGCGAGGCTGCGATGCTGATCCGCGAGGCAGTTCGGGTTCCTGCCTCCGGCTGGGATACGCTGAACTATCTGCACGGCCCGATGGAATCGCAGGACGCGGCCACAGGCCTTGTCGCCTTCGGCGACGGCCGCGAGGTCAAGATCGCGCAGGATGTCGCGGCCTTCGGCTGCCCCTCGGTCCTGATTACGCGCAGGATAGACATCGCTGCTGCCGACAGGCTGGCTGTCATCTCCATTCCGGCGCTGGGCAATGCGATGGCGGACGGCATCCTGGAAATCATCGCGCTGCAGATGATCGTCGGCGACATGCAGGATGCGGCCGGCCTCACCGATATCACCTTCCGCTACCGGCAGACGGACACCAAGCTGAAACCCTGGTCGCCGACTGAGCTTTGA
- a CDS encoding ROK family transcriptional regulator yields MAPADIPSLTESARAVLRLLASQGPVTRPKLGSMLELSKPTMSAAVSELSALGLVASRGTERGAVGRTATVYGIGPGAGYVIGIDVGAAQVRAVAYSMDAQPLATGEESIADGATIDEIGAVVLSVAKSIPAKVGKTFRTLRSIAVAVPRIVSHSRLGNGQGNSPDAVLHTLRRKIDVPIILENNVNCAAIGEMHFGAAQGHQTFAFLQVGVRVGLGLINEGRLYRGAGGAAGEVGRMPFPWSVSEVPYREGLEHYLGSRALIERSRQTWPAQEGAPPSSAKELFALALAGSRPAAEAVSRHAADIGRLAAGCIGMFDPGLIVLGGGVGRNTLMTAEVERVAGELAWPTQIAVSSLEDVGTALGAMKLALDYSLGLILREDRHPAVVLPPL; encoded by the coding sequence ATGGCTCCAGCCGACATCCCCAGCTTGACGGAAAGCGCCCGCGCCGTGCTGCGCCTGCTGGCCTCGCAAGGGCCGGTGACGCGGCCGAAGCTCGGCTCGATGCTGGAACTCTCCAAGCCGACCATGTCGGCCGCCGTTTCAGAGCTCAGCGCGCTCGGCCTCGTTGCGTCGCGCGGGACGGAACGCGGCGCCGTCGGGCGGACCGCCACCGTCTATGGCATTGGCCCCGGTGCCGGCTATGTGATCGGCATCGATGTCGGCGCCGCACAAGTGCGCGCCGTCGCCTATTCGATGGATGCCCAGCCTTTGGCCACGGGGGAGGAGAGCATTGCGGACGGGGCAACCATCGATGAGATCGGCGCGGTCGTTCTGTCGGTGGCCAAATCGATCCCCGCAAAGGTTGGCAAGACTTTCCGCACCTTGCGCAGCATAGCGGTCGCGGTGCCGCGCATCGTCTCGCACAGCCGCCTCGGCAATGGTCAGGGCAATAGTCCGGACGCCGTGCTGCACACGCTTCGACGAAAGATCGATGTACCGATCATCCTGGAGAACAACGTCAACTGCGCGGCGATCGGCGAAATGCATTTCGGCGCGGCGCAAGGTCACCAGACTTTTGCCTTCCTGCAGGTCGGCGTGCGCGTCGGCCTTGGCCTCATCAATGAGGGCCGGCTTTATCGCGGCGCAGGCGGCGCTGCCGGCGAAGTCGGCCGCATGCCTTTTCCGTGGTCGGTCAGCGAAGTGCCTTATCGCGAAGGGTTGGAGCACTATCTCGGCTCGCGGGCGCTGATCGAACGCAGCCGGCAGACCTGGCCGGCGCAAGAAGGAGCCCCGCCTAGCTCGGCCAAGGAATTGTTCGCGCTGGCGCTCGCAGGGTCGCGCCCGGCCGCCGAGGCAGTGTCGCGCCATGCCGCCGATATCGGCCGGCTCGCGGCCGGCTGTATCGGCATGTTCGATCCGGGCCTGATCGTGCTTGGTGGTGGCGTCGGGCGCAATACGCTGATGACGGCGGAGGTCGAACGGGTGGCCGGCGAATTGGCATGGCCGACGCAGATTGCGGTCAGCTCGCTGGAAGATGTCGGAACCGCGCTTGGCGCCATGAAGCTGGCGCTGGATTACAGCTTGGGGCTGATCCTGCGCGAGGATCGCCATCCGGCGGTAGTGCTGCCGCCGCTGTAG
- a CDS encoding FMN-dependent NADH-azoreductase has translation MSILLVTSSPRGAASHSTRVATDLAQKLVASDPTSTLVVRDLVANPLPHIDPDYATGIYTPAEARTPRQAEVVGVSDAVLDELFAADTVILATGFINFNISSTLKSWVDHVARSGKSFAYGEGGPKGLVSGKKVYIVLASGGIYSEGAAVQMDHAVPYLRSVLGFLGMTDVEVIRVEGVGMGADAVTAALAKATAKVDAIAAANANQVAAAA, from the coding sequence ATGTCTATTCTCCTCGTTACCTCCAGCCCGCGCGGCGCCGCTTCGCACTCGACCCGCGTCGCCACTGATCTTGCCCAGAAGCTGGTTGCCTCCGATCCGACCAGCACGCTTGTCGTGCGCGATCTGGTCGCCAATCCGCTGCCGCATATCGATCCTGACTACGCCACCGGCATCTATACGCCGGCCGAAGCCCGTACGCCTCGCCAGGCCGAAGTCGTCGGCGTTTCCGACGCCGTGCTCGACGAGCTCTTCGCCGCCGACACGGTTATCCTCGCCACCGGCTTCATCAACTTCAACATCTCTTCCACGTTGAAGTCCTGGGTCGACCACGTCGCCCGCTCGGGCAAGAGCTTTGCCTATGGCGAAGGCGGCCCGAAGGGTCTCGTCAGCGGCAAGAAGGTCTATATCGTGCTGGCTTCCGGCGGCATCTATTCTGAAGGCGCCGCGGTGCAGATGGACCATGCCGTGCCTTACCTGCGCAGCGTGCTCGGCTTTCTCGGAATGACCGACGTCGAAGTCATCCGCGTCGAGGGCGTTGGCATGGGTGCCGATGCGGTCACCGCCGCGCTGGCCAAGGCCACCGCCAAGGTCGATGCAATCGCTGCCGCCAACGCCAATCAGGTCGCCGCCGCGGCCTGA
- a CDS encoding LysR family transcriptional regulator, giving the protein MQPNPTLDQLQILVAVADTGSFSAAGRKLNRAQSVVSYGIANLEAQLGLKLFEREGVREPQLTDVGKAMLEDARRMIGVLQRIRSRADGYQQGLEAEVAISVDVALPSPALVRVLKAFEVQFPAVMLRLYIGSLGLIVDQVVNGQSDLGFGGLQGDAEVNLLRIGFTSMVPAAAPDHPLAKLPRPVAIEDLREHIQLVVTDQSERTRGRDYGVFAYRTWRLTDVRTKHALMREGLGWGGLPRWLIADDLASGRLVELDLEPYREVRSPLYAMHRVDRSPKPAATWLIDEFKRQLGCFNEMEPGVWTEEGPETSRP; this is encoded by the coding sequence ATGCAGCCGAACCCGACATTGGATCAGCTCCAGATCCTGGTGGCAGTAGCCGACACCGGCAGCTTCTCGGCCGCGGGGCGCAAGCTCAACCGGGCGCAGTCGGTGGTGAGCTACGGCATCGCCAATCTCGAAGCGCAGCTCGGCTTGAAACTGTTCGAGCGCGAAGGCGTGCGCGAGCCGCAGCTGACCGATGTCGGCAAGGCGATGCTGGAGGACGCGCGGCGCATGATCGGCGTCCTGCAGCGCATCCGCTCGCGCGCCGACGGTTACCAACAAGGGCTGGAAGCGGAAGTGGCAATATCGGTCGACGTGGCGCTGCCTTCACCGGCGCTGGTGCGCGTGCTCAAGGCCTTCGAGGTTCAGTTCCCTGCGGTCATGTTGCGCCTTTACATCGGCTCCCTCGGCCTGATCGTCGACCAGGTCGTCAATGGCCAGTCTGATCTTGGCTTTGGCGGCCTGCAAGGCGATGCCGAGGTCAATCTGCTGCGCATCGGCTTCACCTCGATGGTGCCGGCGGCGGCGCCCGACCATCCGCTGGCGAAGCTGCCCAGACCCGTCGCCATCGAGGATTTGCGCGAGCATATCCAGCTCGTCGTCACCGACCAATCGGAGCGGACACGCGGGCGCGACTATGGCGTGTTTGCCTATCGGACGTGGCGGCTGACGGATGTGCGCACCAAACATGCCTTGATGCGCGAAGGCCTTGGCTGGGGCGGCCTGCCGCGCTGGCTGATCGCCGACGACCTTGCCAGCGGCCGGTTGGTCGAACTCGATCTCGAGCCCTATCGCGAGGTGCGCTCGCCGCTCTATGCCATGCACCGCGTCGACCGCAGCCCCAAGCCGGCGGCAACCTGGCTGATCGACGAGTTCAAGCGGCAGCTCGGCTGCTTCAATGAGATGGAGCCGGGCGTGTGGACGGAGGAAGGGCCGGAGACAAGCCGTCCATGA
- a CDS encoding TetR/AcrR family transcriptional regulator codes for MQQESGRRSNRDRTEATRADLIRAARKLFTEKSYAETGTPEIVAEAGVTRGALYHHFADKQALFAAVVEQEAASVAAEIDHASPPSLSARDALIAGSDAYLKAMRAPGRTRLLLLDGPAVLGRAAMDEIDNRRGNRSLREGLAAAMRAQAMTRLPLEALTALLAAAFDRAALAIEAGASGADYRAVLIALMDGLSPALPPSTRPAPSH; via the coding sequence ATGCAACAAGAGTCCGGGCGCCGCTCCAACCGCGACCGCACCGAGGCGACGCGCGCCGATCTGATCCGCGCGGCGCGAAAGCTGTTTACGGAAAAATCCTATGCCGAGACCGGCACGCCGGAGATCGTCGCCGAGGCCGGCGTGACGCGCGGCGCGCTCTACCATCACTTCGCCGACAAGCAGGCGCTGTTCGCGGCGGTCGTCGAGCAGGAGGCCGCGTCCGTGGCGGCGGAGATCGACCATGCCTCCCCGCCCTCGCTATCCGCGCGTGACGCGCTGATCGCCGGGTCAGATGCCTATCTCAAGGCGATGCGCGCGCCCGGCCGCACGCGGCTTCTGCTGCTCGACGGGCCGGCCGTGCTCGGGCGCGCCGCCATGGACGAGATCGACAACCGCCGCGGCAACCGCTCGCTGCGCGAAGGTTTGGCGGCAGCGATGCGCGCGCAAGCGATGACCAGATTGCCTCTTGAGGCGCTGACCGCCCTGCTGGCGGCCGCCTTCGATCGGGCGGCTTTGGCTATTGAGGCGGGCGCGTCCGGCGCGGATTACCGCGCGGTGCTGATCGCGCTCATGGACGGCTTGTCTCCGGCCCTTCCTCCGTCCACACGCCCGGCTCCATCTCATTGA